A window from Apostichopus japonicus isolate 1M-3 chromosome 2, ASM3797524v1, whole genome shotgun sequence encodes these proteins:
- the LOC139976255 gene encoding uncharacterized oxidoreductase YrbE-like isoform X2 → MGRLILAVFGAGRAGSIHARNAVMTGRAEIKWIVDAVPNNGRKLSDELPSQAKVVKFGDHDQVLQDKRRFDPTVRSIHDQVQRGTLGQIKSIKICSRDPEYPTGEYAKSSGGIFKDACCHDIDIICYILKEFPETVYAIGHAFNPDIASVGDYDQVFIVMKFPSGVNASIDMNRKAVYGYDQRLEVFGSKGMLQEGNLRPTATILNTSDGERQDSLVVQFSDRYKDAYRNEMDHFIDVIAGQRDSLVTGKQTEAVIKIAEACLQSVETGQAVKMDYS, encoded by the exons ATGGGTAGATTAATTTTGGCTGTATTTGGGGCCGGCAGGGCCGGTAGCATACATGCGAGAAACGCAGTCATGACCGGTCGGGCTGAAATAAAGTGGATTGTAGATGCAGTACCAAATAATGGGAGAAAATTATCTGACGAACTTCCCTCACAGGCGAAGGTGGTTAAATTTGGAGACCACGATCAGGTCTTACAGGATAAAAG GAGATTTGACCCGACCGTCCGGTCCATTCATGACCAGGTTCAGAGAGGTACTTTAGGCCAAATCAAGAGCATAAAAATCTGCAGCAGAGATCCAGAGTACCCAACAGGGGAATATGCTAAGAGTTCAG GTGGGATTTTTAAGGACGCATGTTGCCATGATATCGACATAATATGTTATATTCTGAAGGAATTTCCTGAAACGGTTTACGCCATCGGTCATGCATTTAATCCAGACATTGCCAGTGTCGGGGACTACGACCAAGTTTTCATAGTTATGAAATTTCCTAGCGGGGTAAATGCCAGTATAGATATGAACAGGAAAGCAGTTTATGGATACGATCAACGACTTGAA GTGTTTGGCAGCAAAGGAATGCTCCAAGAAGGTAATCTGAGACCGACTGCAACGATTTTGAACACCTCGGATGGAGAGCGACAAGACTCCCTTGTAgttcaattttcagaccgataCAAGGATGCTTATCGAAATGAGATGGACCACTTTATAGATGTCATAGCAG GTCAAAGGGACTCTCTCGTGACCGGAAAGCAGACAGAGGCGGTTATAAAGATAGCCGAAGCTTGCCTCCAATCTGTGGAGACTGGTCAAGCAGTAAAGATGGACTACTCTTAA
- the LOC139976255 gene encoding myo-inositol 2-dehydrogenase-like isoform X1 has product MGRLILAVFGAGRAGSIHARNAVMTGRAEIKWIVDAVPNNGRKLSDELPSQAKVVKFGDHDQVLQDKSVNAVIVTVPSLMHEEVIKGCLKAGKAVFCEKPLTLDSLSTKECFELSQANGKPLICGFNRRFDPTVRSIHDQVQRGTLGQIKSIKICSRDPEYPTGEYAKSSGGIFKDACCHDIDIICYILKEFPETVYAIGHAFNPDIASVGDYDQVFIVMKFPSGVNASIDMNRKAVYGYDQRLEVFGSKGMLQEGNLRPTATILNTSDGERQDSLVVQFSDRYKDAYRNEMDHFIDVIAGQRDSLVTGKQTEAVIKIAEACLQSVETGQAVKMDYS; this is encoded by the exons ATGGGTAGATTAATTTTGGCTGTATTTGGGGCCGGCAGGGCCGGTAGCATACATGCGAGAAACGCAGTCATGACCGGTCGGGCTGAAATAAAGTGGATTGTAGATGCAGTACCAAATAATGGGAGAAAATTATCTGACGAACTTCCCTCACAGGCGAAGGTGGTTAAATTTGGAGACCACGATCAGGTCTTACAGGATAAAAG tgtcaatgCCGTGATTGTTACCGTACCTAGTCTGATGCATGAGGAAGTTATCAAAGGGTGTCTGAAAGCAG GAAAAGCAGTATTCTGTGAGAAACCTTTGACACTAGATAGCTTATCAACTAAGGAATGCTTTGAACTATCCCAGGCCAATGGCAAACCACTTATTTGTGGATTCAATAG GAGATTTGACCCGACCGTCCGGTCCATTCATGACCAGGTTCAGAGAGGTACTTTAGGCCAAATCAAGAGCATAAAAATCTGCAGCAGAGATCCAGAGTACCCAACAGGGGAATATGCTAAGAGTTCAG GTGGGATTTTTAAGGACGCATGTTGCCATGATATCGACATAATATGTTATATTCTGAAGGAATTTCCTGAAACGGTTTACGCCATCGGTCATGCATTTAATCCAGACATTGCCAGTGTCGGGGACTACGACCAAGTTTTCATAGTTATGAAATTTCCTAGCGGGGTAAATGCCAGTATAGATATGAACAGGAAAGCAGTTTATGGATACGATCAACGACTTGAA GTGTTTGGCAGCAAAGGAATGCTCCAAGAAGGTAATCTGAGACCGACTGCAACGATTTTGAACACCTCGGATGGAGAGCGACAAGACTCCCTTGTAgttcaattttcagaccgataCAAGGATGCTTATCGAAATGAGATGGACCACTTTATAGATGTCATAGCAG GTCAAAGGGACTCTCTCGTGACCGGAAAGCAGACAGAGGCGGTTATAAAGATAGCCGAAGCTTGCCTCCAATCTGTGGAGACTGGTCAAGCAGTAAAGATGGACTACTCTTAA